The following are encoded together in the Daucus carota subsp. sativus chromosome 5, DH1 v3.0, whole genome shotgun sequence genome:
- the LOC108220028 gene encoding crossover junction endonuclease EME1B, whose product MKMAVNIVSDDERETLEISDSTPMTTNCKRQRRLFDSKSNAPVFLIDDDPTPPPKHSHISPPEPKPSGIDGLILLESDNESDSFWGAETSKQNAMLHATSQAETFSEFGSRLTQSHFSLDNEGTASVTQMYGEKSVDLIYPEYDIPRVCDHLEQELDDLQPLSDVLRAEYTHKGKVCEENDTDEPKECAGKGKVHEQNDIDEPKGKRKKTKEEKLRVMEEKRLQKEREKLQKAALKAEALEMKKVQKEKQKWEKGKLALKSIVAEIDTKVVELGSVGGSLLSRFAEKGIAYRITSNPIERSIVWAMTVPDEISQLSPSGVEIPYVLLVYEADEFCNLVMDQSLMGHVSRVQRRYPAHTVCYLTNRLQSYINKREQGKYKDPSKFNDWNRPPVEEVLSRLTTHFSKVHSRQCVDEAELAEHVVGLTCSLASCQFRKKLTPLSVNANGSIVPKDCPDKILIKKNFWLKALVAIPKVQPRFAIAIWKKYPTMKSLLQIYMDPSKSVHEKEFLLKDLTTEGLLGEDRRLGEICSKRVYRILMAQCGNTKTDDVENGADFFHSKSA is encoded by the exons ATGAAAATGGCCGTAAATATTGTCTCCGACGACGAAAGAGAAACCCTAGAAATTTCCGATTCAACTCCCATGACAACGAATTGCAAGCGTCAGAGACGTCTGTTTGATTCCAAATCAAACGCTCCCGTTTTCCTCATCGACGATGACCCCACTCCTCCTCCGAAACACTCGCACATTTCTCCTCCCGAGCCCAAACCCTCTG GAATCGACGGATTGATTCTTTTGGAGTCTGATAATGAATCTGACAGTTTTTGGGGAGCAGAAACTAGTAAGCAAAATGCAATGCTGCATGCCACTTCTCAAGCGGAAACCTTTTCAGAATTCGGTTCTAGACTTACTCAATCACACTTTTCTCTTGATAATGAAG gAACTGCTAGTGTGACACAAATGTATGGCGAGAAGTCTGTGGATTTAATTTATCCAGAGTATGATATTCCTCGG GTATGCGATCATTTGGAGCAAGAACTGGATGATTTGCAGCCTTTATCTGATGTCTTAAGAGCTGAATATACACATAAAGGTAAAGTATGTGAAGAAAACGACACCGACGAACCGAAGGAATGTGCAGGTAAAGGTAAAGTACATGAACAGAATGACATCGATGAACCGAAGGGTAAGCGGAAAAAAACAAAAGAGGAAAAGCTTCGTGTGATGGAGGAGAAGAGACTGCAAAAAGAA CGAGAGAAGTTGCAAAAAGCAGCACTTAAAGCTGAGGCACTTGAGATGAAAAAGGTTCAGAAAGAAAAGCAAAAGTGGGAAAAAGGAAAGCTTGCTCTGAAGTCCATAGTGGCTGAAATTGACACTAAAGTAGTAGAATTAGGATCAGTTGGAG GAAGTCTGCTGAGCAGGTTTGCCGAGAAAGGTATTGCATACCGTATAACATCAAATCCAATTGAAAGATCCATTGTGTGGGCGATGACTGTTCCAGATGAAATTTCCCAG CTCTCACCCAGTGGAGTTGAAATTCCATACGTTTTGCTGGTGTATGAGGCAGATGAGTTTTGTAATCTTGTCATGGATCAGTCTCTAATGGGACATGTTTCACGTGTGCAAAGACGTTATCCAGCCCATACAGTATGCTACCTTACCAACAGGCTTCAGTCATATATCAATAAGAG GGAACAAGGGAAGTACAAGGACCCAAGCAAATTTAACGACTGGAACCGTCCGCCTGTTGAGGAG GTGCTGTCAAGATTGACCACACATTTTTCAAAAGTGCATTCAAGGCAGTGCGTAGATGAAGCTGAATTAGCTGAACATGTCGTTGGCTTGACTTGCAGTCTAGCCTCTTGCCAATTCAG GAAGAAGTTAACTCCATTATCTGTTAATGCCAACGGATCGATTGTCCCTAAGGATTGTCCTGACAAAATTCTCATAAAGAAAAACTTTTG GTTGAAAGCATTGGTAGCAATTCCAAAGGTTCAGCCACGATTTGCCATTGCAATTTGGAAAAAGTACCCTACAATGAAATCCCTTCTACAAATTTATATGGATCCTAGTAAATCG GTGCATGAAAAAGAATTTCTACTCAAAGACTTGACAACTGAAGGGTTACTTGGCGAGGATAGAAGATTAGGTGAAATTTGCTCAAAAAGAGTGTACAGAATATTAATGGCGCAATGTGGAAACACTAAAACAGATGACGTTGAAAACGGTGCTGATTTCTTTCATTCTAAATCTGCCTGA